The segment CTCAGCCATTTTTCCTTAACCATAGACATTAAATAGGCGGCGACGCTGCAGGCAAGACCAACAACCACCGTGGTAAAGGCAGTAACCATGCTTCCAGCCATCCCGGGCATATCTCCCCGAGCAAGGGCAGAAAGGGCAATACCCATAGGAATTAATGTTCCCATCAAACCCAGGGCAGGACCAACCCGAATGGCAAATCGAATCCTATCAAGGGATTTGACCAGTTCAAGCTCCGCTGTTTGGAGAAACCTTTCCATCTCTACATCCACATCCTTTCTATCGATGGCTGCCGATATCTTTTCGATACCCTGTTTGTATTGGTTCACGGACACAACTATACCCTGTCTCCTTTCAATCCACTCGCGTAAAAATCCACCAAAGGAGATAACCATCCAGAAAACAAGGAAAACAAGCCCAATGACCACTGGATAGAAAAGTGTGGATGAGATGACATAGAGTAATGTTTCAAAGCCGGCTAAAATATTCATTATTTCTCCTGAAAATCGGGACTCGGGACTTGGGGTTCGGGACTCGGGAAGGCTGGTAGCCGCAGGCTTCAGCCTGATTTCACCTGAACCATCAAACCATCCAATCCATTTTCATCCCCGTTTGTGCCCCAGCGGGGCATGGTCGTTCTCCTGAAAATAGACCATAGACTTATAAATCAAGGAACCGATGAAAAACAAGTTTATTCCCCCCTTAACAAAGGGGGGTAGGGGGTTGTATTCCCCTCTTGAGAGGGGTTAGGGGATTCTTTTATTCCCGAGCCCCGAGCCCCGAGTCCCGAGTCCCTTATTTTTCATCCTCCTTTGTGCCGACTTATCGGCATGGTGCGTTTCGCCTCATGTTTTACCAGATAACCGATAATCCCTGCCCCAAAAAGTAGGGCAATCAGACCCAGATTATCCTTTACCACAAGATTACTGCTATTAACAAGGAATGACCTGTATATCTCCCTTGCCTCCTCAATCTTTGCTGGCAAAACTAAAGAAGTAAGAAAATAAAGTCCAATGCCCATCATTCCCAGACCAAGCCCAATCC is part of the bacterium genome and harbors:
- a CDS encoding MotA/TolQ/ExbB proton channel family protein; its protein translation is MNILAGFETLLYVISSTLFYPVVIGLVFLVFWMVISFGGFLREWIERRQGIVVSVNQYKQGIEKISAAIDRKDVDVEMERFLQTAELELVKSLDRIRFAIRVGPALGLMGTLIPMGIALSALARGDMPGMAGSMVTAFTTVVVGLACSVAAYLMSMVKEKWLRADMREMEYLTELTLRNGNRSLQRRRDAEEKN